The genomic segment AGCTATAATTGGGCTTGACAATGTGTCAAGATCTTGGTGCATTGGGTATGGCTAATGTCAGACCCAACCACGATTGGGCTTGGCAGTGAGCCTAGCCTAAGTGTGTttggccctttttttttttttgcaactaGGGTGGATGATATGTCATCTGCcccaaattattttgaaaacaataatcaGACGACGAGTCGTATGATTTGCACAGTGGCTAAAAAATCaggacttaagttttttttttacctaaaaactaGTTTTCAACCTATTTTGACCTAAAACATCATGACAACCGTGATAAACTTATCTATGGtcttaaaaaacccaaaaaaaccatcccaaaaaccaaaatcaacccgAACTCAGATCTGTTTTTTCACgaactttaaaggtaaaaaaacacctaCTATAAACTCTTCTAATCAAATGAAACTATTTGACATAAGTATCGTCTATTTTGGTGGCCTAAATCAGAGTTAACAACATTTCTCTTTCTCTACCACTGAAATTCGACAACCCCTCTCTCTGCTCTTTCAATCAAGgactaagaaaataataaaaaagaatttttatatcaaaattgaattgaaaaaatattaaggaattaaacttatataatttacatgatttttaaagtttaaagactaaattatattttttacaaaacttATGGCAGACCATCtacctttttttgtttaagtttatatttttttatatttttttataaaaaatcaaaagttaaattataactaaatcatcaaaaataaaaaagtttaaaaatcaaattagaaaaacttTATGTACATTATCTTTACAACACAGATATGGATCGCTTAAGATTCTAGTGACCTTGCGCTGGAGTTTCCCCACCTCCAGCCAGCCCACTCCACCTTGGTTCTTTTTTGTCAATCGCATTAAATTACTGCGGAACTGTTTCTGATCTCACCCATCGTGTGAAACAGCACTCGCTGTCTCTGTgaacggtttttttttttaaccgaaTCAATCAACCGCTACGTTTACCCGGTTAGCTCAATCTAGCCGCGCCACAAGAAAAAGGGCTGGCTCGCTCTCTCTAAAAGTCTCGCGTGTAGACAGAGACAAAGAGACGACTATGGCAATTGGCCTGCTAGGATTTCACTAATCCGGTTCAGCAAACGAGTATCTGCTAGTGCAGTGATAGATCTGACTGATTGGTTTTGTATTCTTTGGGTTATAGCaatggaggaagaagagaatGGAGGAGGTGAGGTAGTAGATATTTTGATTGAGACAGTGAACAAGATTGCTTCGATCTCAGATTACAGATGTACGGTCAAGAAACAGTATTGCAATCTAGCCAGGAGGTTGAAGTTGTTGATACCAATGTTGGAAGAGATTAGAGACAGCAAAGACTCCATCATCCCTCAACAAACTCTCAAAGctcttgttttgctcaaacaAGCTTTGGATTCCGCTAAAGATTTGCTTATATTTGGTTGCGAAGGAAGCAAGATTTActtggtttgtgtttttttctataatttttttctcattttctattttagttCCTTATCTGATTGTAGAGACTCTGTTGACGGGACATTGATTTCTTTGTATGGAGCTGGTTCGTGGGCTTTTGGATTTTGATCATGCATATTACTGAATACAACCCAGTGAATGTTCTGGATTGACTTTTTTTGGGCGAGTTGTTGTCAAAACCTTTCTTGTCGAGGTCTTTGGATTTTTGGATTGCAATTTTATGTCATGCCACAGCATTTCGCTAATCAGTCACCGCTGGTACTTCGGTATGGGTTCATAGGCAGTATGTCatacaggaaaaataaaataatagagaagGGGAGCCATAAAATTGCCTACCGTGAAAGAAAATGCTGTGGCATTTCAGAATTGGAATATTTAtgcttttgtttgtttctttttcctttaaCCATTGCATTGTATACAAATACTGCGCAGAGACTTGTCTAAAGATTTTCAGCTGATGCCGATTCATTGATGGAATGGCTTTAAGCATTGGAACATTTTGGTTATCTTTATATCAATGTCAACTTCCTTAATCCTATGTATATAATGTATATTCTATATTGTTTGTAATGTTgcaatatttattgttaaatattACCATACCCTGGTGTTATCAGACAAGTCCTCCGTTATTGTTATTGCAAAAGAGTAGAGGCAAAATTCggtaatattttcaaaatgctATTTAGGTTATGGTTTGGTCTGTCATGGTTCCTGCAAGCTACCtagttttctttgttcttttttcttccaaaatcaCCGGGTTTATTTTGCTTTCAGGTCCTagagagggaacaaattatgaataaatACCATGAGGTGACAGCTAAATTGGAGCAAGCTCTAAGTGGAATTTCCTATGAAGGCCTGGACATATCTGATGAAGTTAAGGAGCAGgttgaaaattatttgtttatgtatatatttggGGATGTAGATAGCCCAGAACCAACAAGTTAATATTCTGCCCTgtgatttttgagattttatgtCATATGCATTGCATAATGTTGAGGTGATTTCTTGGGAATCATAACCGTCAAAGGAGCTTAGTGAGACTTCACTGTTTTTCTTCTtgacattttcaaaaaatttatggtTCAAAGATCCTAAGATGATCCTGTCACATTTTAAAACTACACCTGCTTCTTTTTAACTAGAATATGAGTGGTCCTTACAGCTCCTTGCATCAATTTGTCCGTGTTATTGTATTTGTTATATTATacatctttttttgttctttttcttttttaaaagtaaactCTGATTTCAGGTTGAGCTTGTCCTTGCTCAATTTAGAAGAGCCAAAGGAAGGGTCGATGCTACCGATGTTGAGCTGTATGAAGATCTCTTGTCCCTTTACAACAAGACCAATGATTCAGCATCAGATCTTGCTGTCCTAAGAAGAATATCTGAAAAATTACAATTGATGGGAATAGCTGACCTTACACAAGAGTCTCTAGCTTTGCATGAGATGGTTGCTGCTACTGGAGGAGATCCTGGGGAGAGCATTGAGAAGATGTCGATgcttttgaagaaaattaaagattttgtgCAAACAGAAAACCCAAACCTGGATGCACctgaaagagaaaagaatctTCCCCCAGGTGGCAGTGGACTTGTTGATGGAAGTCGCCAGATGCCAGTTATACCAGATGATTTCCGCTGTCCAATATCCCTGGAATTGATGAAGGATCCTGTAATTGTTTCAACAGGGCAGGTATATGAATCCCGAATCTTCTATCCTATGATGTCCTAAACAATGGTTGAAccttaatttctgttttttcatatgtttttgtCTGTGACTTGATGATGTGAAGTTTCAGCCCTTGCCTCCATCTTCCATTTTTCAACCACAATTATAGAATGTCTACAGAAAGTGCCATATGCTTAGATAAAACTTGTTATGTGCATTGAAACAGTTAGGTCACAGGGCATCAAGTAATTAAGATCTTCCCTTTGATGAGACCTTTATTTGAGATTTGAAGGTTATCAGAGGAGGATTCTTGTCCACCAATAATCACTTTTAAGTTGCTTCAAAAAGACGGGAAACTTGCAAAAACAAATCTGATGGTTTGCTGCTTCTCGGGTAGGAGGGCAACAAACTTCTGGGGGGTTGATAGCTGATTGATCTTTTACTAGATTTCTTGCTTGGTCCTCGCCCTGTATAAACTGAGGGAGTTGCTTATACATTTTTCTATGGCTGTCCTTTTTAACACATCTTCTCTATCGATTATAGACCTATGAACGTTCCTGCATTGAGAAATGGCTGGGAGCAGGACATGACACTTGTCCAAAGACGCAACAGAAACTCACTAGTACTGCTCCGACACCCAACTACGTTCTACGAAGCCTCATAGCGCAGTGGTGTGAAGCCAATGGCATTGAGCCACCAAAAAGGCCCAGCAGTTCTGGGACAAGTAAAACTGTATCTACTTGCTCACTTGCTGAGcgtacaaagattgaaattctCCTCCACAAGCTTACATCTGGCTGCCTAGAAGACCAGCGGTCTGCTGCCGGGGAGATCCGTCTTCTTGCCAAGCACAACGCTGATAATCGTGTGGCTATTGCTCAAGCTGGTGCAATCCCTCTCCTTGTTGGCCTCCTCTCTACACCTGACCCTCGCATCCAAGAACATGCAATTACAGCGCTTCTTAACCTCTCCATATGCGAAGATAACAAAGGAAGCATTGTATCAGCTGGGGCAGTTCCTGGTATTGTGCATGTGCTCAAGAAGGGCAGCATGGAAGCTCGAGAAAATGCTGCAGCCACCCTTTTCAGCCTTTCAGTTGTGGATGAAAATAAGGTTACAATTGGTTTTATGGGGGCTATCCCACCTCTGGTGACACTTCTAAGTGAAGGTACACAAAGGGGGAAGAAGGATGCAGCGACTGCACTTTTCAACTTGTGCATCTACCAGGGGAACAAGGGAAAGGCAGTGAGGGCCGGAGTTGTGCCCACATTGATGTGTCTATTAACAGAAACCGGAGGTGGAATGGTGGATGAGGCACTGGCTATACTAGCAATACTGGCTAGCCACCCTGAAGGGAAGGCAACCATTGGAGCTGCAGAGGCAGTGCCAGTTTTGGTGGAAGTTATCAGGAATGGGTCACCCAGGAACAGAGAGAATGCAGCAGCAGTGTTGGTGCATCTTTGTTCTGGAGACCAGAAACATATGGTAGAGGCACAAGAACATGGAGTTATGGGACCGCTGGTGGATTTGGCACAAAATGGCACAGACCGGGGAAAGAGGAAGGCTCAACAGTTGCTTGAGCGTATAAGCAGATTTGTTGAGCAACAAAATCACTCTCAGGCACAAGCTGAGGCTCATATCCAGCAGCCTCAGCCATCCTCCATGACTAATTTTGGTGATAGCTGACATTTTGGTGGTTTGTACTGTCTGTTTGGTTTTTGGTCCTTTTCAAGATTCCAAGAGGCATCCTTGCTTTGGAAGAGGAAGGTGGAAGATGCCTTCCTCTTAAGTCATTCATTTGTTTGTGTGGGGTGAGGAGTGCTGCTCTGTCAGGGGACTGCTCAAGATCCAACAGGAATAGGAGAATGAAGAGAAAACTCCAAAATGAATCCTACTTGTACGTGAAATTGTAC from the Populus nigra chromosome 1, ddPopNigr1.1, whole genome shotgun sequence genome contains:
- the LOC133667902 gene encoding U-box domain-containing protein 13-like, with translation MEEEENGGGEVVDILIETVNKIASISDYRCTVKKQYCNLARRLKLLIPMLEEIRDSKDSIIPQQTLKALVLLKQALDSAKDLLIFGCEGSKIYLVLEREQIMNKYHEVTAKLEQALSGISYEGLDISDEVKEQVELVLAQFRRAKGRVDATDVELYEDLLSLYNKTNDSASDLAVLRRISEKLQLMGIADLTQESLALHEMVAATGGDPGESIEKMSMLLKKIKDFVQTENPNLDAPEREKNLPPGGSGLVDGSRQMPVIPDDFRCPISLELMKDPVIVSTGQTYERSCIEKWLGAGHDTCPKTQQKLTSTAPTPNYVLRSLIAQWCEANGIEPPKRPSSSGTSKTVSTCSLAERTKIEILLHKLTSGCLEDQRSAAGEIRLLAKHNADNRVAIAQAGAIPLLVGLLSTPDPRIQEHAITALLNLSICEDNKGSIVSAGAVPGIVHVLKKGSMEARENAAATLFSLSVVDENKVTIGFMGAIPPLVTLLSEGTQRGKKDAATALFNLCIYQGNKGKAVRAGVVPTLMCLLTETGGGMVDEALAILAILASHPEGKATIGAAEAVPVLVEVIRNGSPRNRENAAAVLVHLCSGDQKHMVEAQEHGVMGPLVDLAQNGTDRGKRKAQQLLERISRFVEQQNHSQAQAEAHIQQPQPSSMTNFGDS